GCGCCAAGCTCTTCATAGGCGCTTGTTTGCTGCCTCAAGGCGAAGAGCGCTTGAGATAGGCTCTGGAAGCGTGCGTTGGGGGAGATCAACTGGATCGTGCTTGTTATCTGCGAGTACTTCTGGTAGTACTCTCTAAGCTGGGTTGGCTCCTGCCCGGGCTGGAAGGGTCTCGTAGCGTTGAATCGGAAGCTTATCGCAGGCGGCGGTCCCAGCGTGTGGAAGGCTATGAGGGAGGCTAGGAGTGGTAGTACGAAGCTGAAGAAGATCCAGAGCACAAGGCTAATCACGAGGGCGTGGCTCGACCTTGACGAGTTGACCGAGGCGAAGAGCGCTAACGAGTAGTACGCGAAGGCCAGCAGCGTGGCTGGTAGGAGCAGCAAGAGGAGCCTCACGAAGTCTTCCGCAGTCACTGTGATGCCCTGGAGCACCACCGCTGTTGGCATAGCGATGAGCGTTGAGAGCCCGAGCGCCAGCAGTATCAGTAGTGCAGCCGCAATCATCTTACCATTGATGAGGTCGTCCCTGTAGATTGGGCGTGATAGCACCAGCCTGATAGTACCCTTCTCACGCTCAGCTGCGATGGCCCCGAAGCCCAGCGCGATGCCCAGCAGCGGCGCTATGTAGTTAAAGGCATTAGCAACGTTGCTCGAGAGCTGCAGTACGACTCTCTGCCTACCCGTGGGCACTAGGCCTCCAAAGCCTCGCAGAGCGAAGCCGACAGCGTATGTTGATGCGATGTAGAATAGGATGAAAAGGGCGATGAGCCCCCAGAACCTAACGCT
This genomic window from Thermofilaceae archaeon contains:
- a CDS encoding ABC transporter permease translates to MMEKILVVAKKEIVENLKSVRFWGLIALFILFYIASTYAVGFALRGFGGLVPTGRQRVVLQLSSNVANAFNYIAPLLGIALGFGAIAAEREKGTIRLVLSRPIYRDDLINGKMIAAALLILLALGLSTLIAMPTAVVLQGITVTAEDFVRLLLLLLPATLLAFAYYSLALFASVNSSRSSHALVISLVLWIFFSFVLPLLASLIAFHTLGPPPAISFRFNATRPFQPGQEPTQLREYYQKYSQITSTIQLISPNARFQSLSQALFALRQQTSAYEELGA